One stretch of Diabrotica undecimpunctata isolate CICGRU chromosome 5, icDiaUnde3, whole genome shotgun sequence DNA includes these proteins:
- the LOC140442238 gene encoding uncharacterized protein, which translates to MSDTDSADELANIPLTPPKKRSKKGHLSVDVKEIIVNVYKHELHENPALILSAVEKRVADKVGVSDSSVFKVIREYKTTHTLVAPKKCTTRKGKLESVDDFDKVAIRRIVHQFFFRNEIPTIDRVLQQVNDDPNLPDFKRTTFYKLLKKLQFKFEKRGRNSMLTDRDDLVIWRREFLRQIKDHRNGNRKIYYLDETWINAGHTKSKTWIDKSVTSSRQAFLDGLSTGLKNPSGKGKRLIICHIGSEDGFVADALWSFESKKSGDYHEEMDGKGFESWFEKTLPKLEANSVIVMDNASYHSRKSEKIPTTSSRKADIQEWLHLKSIPFDDSLLNKIVLRLPPYHCELNPIELIWADIKNYVAAKNTTFMFADMKNLFDEALSTITPQKWKNCVQHVTQKVEPKMWELDNLVEARVDSIIINPDDDSTSSFSE; encoded by the exons atgtcgGACACGGATTCTGCCGATGAACTCGCAAACATACCTTTAACTCCCCCCAAAAAGAGATCTAAAAAAGGCCATTTAAGCGTAGACGttaaagaaataattgtaaacgTGTATAAGCACGAGTTACACGAAAATCCGGCGTTAATATTGTCCGCTGTTGAGAAAAGAGTAGCCGATAAAGTTGGAGTATCGGATAGTTCTGTGTTTAAAGTTATTAGAGAATATAAAACTACACACACATTAGTTGCACCAAAAAAATGTACCACTCGTAAAGGCAAACTCGAATCTGTAGATGATTTTGACAAGGTAGCGATAAGAAGAATAGTGCATCAAttcttttttagaaatgaaattccCACGATAGATAGAGTTCTACAACAGGTCAACGACGACCCCAATCTACCTGATTTCAAACGTACTACGTTTTACAAGcttttgaaaaaacttcaattcaaatttgaaaaacgtgGCCGGAACAGTATGCTTACAGACAGAGATGACCTTGTAATCTGGAGAAGAGAATTTTTAAGGCAGATAAAAGATCATAGGAATGgcaatcgtaaaatatattatttagatgagacTTGGATTAACGCTGGTCATACTAAATCAAAAACATGGATTGATAAGTCAGTCACCTCATCAAGACAAGCATTTTTGGATGGACTCTCGACAGGTCTGAAAAATCCAtcag GTAAAGGAAAGCGACTGATTATTTGTCACATAGGCAGCGAAGACGGATTTGTTGCTGACGCTCTATGGAGTTTTGAATCAAAGAAAAGTGGagattaccatgaggaaatggatGGAAAAGGTTTTGAGAGTTGGTTTGAAAAAACGTTACCCAAATTGGAAGCAAATTCTGtgattgtaatggacaatgcgtcGTATCATTCCAGAAAATCTGAAAAGATCCCCACCACATCTTCCAGAAAAGCGGATATCCAAGAATGGCTACATCTAAAAAGCATCCCCTTTGACGACTCACTTctcaataaaattgttttaagatTGCCACCATATCACTGTGAGTTGAATCCCATAGAACTGATATGGGCagatataaaaaattatgtagcagctaaaaatacaacttttatGTTTGCCGAcatgaaaaatttatttgatgaaGCTCTATCCACCATAACTCcgcaaaaatggaaaaattgtgTACAGCATGTTACCCAAAAGGTGGAACCAAAAATGTGGGAGTTAGATAATTTAGTAGAAGCCAGAGTAGATTCAATTATAATAAACCCTGACGATGATAGTACATCAAgtttctcagaataa